From Micromonospora rifamycinica, a single genomic window includes:
- the glnA gene encoding type I glutamate--ammonia ligase, producing the protein MDRQQEFVLRTLEERDIRFVRLWFTDVLGTLKSVSVAPAELEAAFEEGIGFDGSAIEGFARVFESDMVAMPDPTTFQVFPFEGGVSGESARMFCDILLPDGGPSWADPRHVLRRMLSKAAEKGFTFYTHPEIEFFLLENGPQDGSVPTAVDSGGYFEHTTHAVARDFRRQAVLALERIGISVEFSHHEVAPGQQEIDLRYADALTTADNIMTFRHVVKEVALSTGVQASFMPKPFTDQPGSGMHTHLSLFEGERNAFHDSGDPMKLSKVAKSFIAGLLMHAREYTAVTNQWVNSYKRLFPQALPDRITESPAYVCWGHLNRSALVRVPAYGKPNSARVEVRSLDSATNPYLAFAVMLGAGLKGIEEGYELPPGAEDDVWSLTSAERRAMGYEALPENLSEAIDVMAGSELVAEVLGEHVFDFFLRNKRAEWEQYRREVTPYERQRYLSL; encoded by the coding sequence GTGGACCGTCAGCAGGAGTTCGTCCTCCGCACGCTGGAAGAGCGGGACATCCGGTTCGTCCGGCTGTGGTTCACCGACGTGCTGGGCACGCTCAAGAGCGTCTCGGTCGCTCCGGCGGAGCTGGAGGCGGCCTTCGAGGAGGGCATCGGGTTCGACGGCTCGGCCATCGAGGGTTTCGCCCGGGTCTTCGAGTCCGACATGGTCGCCATGCCGGATCCGACCACCTTCCAGGTGTTCCCCTTCGAGGGCGGGGTGAGCGGCGAGAGCGCCCGGATGTTCTGCGACATCCTGCTGCCCGACGGCGGCCCGTCCTGGGCCGACCCGCGGCACGTGCTGCGCCGGATGCTGTCCAAGGCGGCCGAGAAGGGCTTCACCTTCTACACCCACCCCGAGATCGAGTTCTTCCTGCTGGAGAACGGCCCGCAGGACGGCTCGGTGCCCACCGCCGTGGACTCCGGCGGCTACTTCGAGCACACCACGCACGCCGTCGCGCGGGACTTCCGCCGGCAGGCCGTGCTGGCGCTGGAGCGGATCGGCATCTCGGTGGAGTTCAGCCACCACGAGGTCGCCCCCGGCCAGCAGGAGATCGACCTGCGGTACGCCGACGCGCTGACCACCGCCGACAACATCATGACCTTCCGGCACGTGGTCAAGGAGGTGGCGCTCTCCACCGGCGTGCAGGCCAGCTTCATGCCGAAGCCCTTCACCGACCAGCCGGGCAGCGGCATGCACACCCACCTGTCGCTGTTCGAGGGGGAGCGCAACGCCTTCCACGACTCCGGTGACCCGATGAAACTGTCGAAGGTGGCGAAGTCGTTCATCGCCGGGCTGCTGATGCACGCCCGGGAGTACACCGCGGTCACCAACCAGTGGGTCAACTCGTACAAGCGGCTCTTCCCGCAGGCGTTGCCGGACCGGATCACCGAGAGCCCGGCGTACGTCTGCTGGGGGCACCTGAACCGGTCGGCGCTGGTCCGCGTCCCCGCGTACGGCAAGCCGAACTCGGCCCGGGTGGAGGTCCGCTCGCTGGACTCGGCGACCAATCCCTACCTGGCGTTCGCGGTGATGCTCGGCGCGGGCCTGAAGGGCATCGAGGAGGGCTACGAGCTGCCGCCGGGCGCGGAGGACGACGTCTGGTCGCTGACCAGCGCCGAGCGGCGGGCGATGGGCTACGAGGCGTTGCCGGAGAACCTGTCCGAGGCGATCGACGTGATGGCCGGCTCCGAACTGGTCGCCGAGGTGCTGGGCGAGCACGTCTTCGACTTCTTCCTGCGCAACAAGCGGGCCGAGTGGGAGCAGTACCGCCGCGAGGTCACCCCGTACGAGCGGCAGCGGTACCTGTCGCTGTAG
- a CDS encoding VOC family protein gives MTSTPITWFEIGTDRPEEVRGFYAELFGWSFAVEDPAGGGSYQTTTAGQPAGIGGGLRLLPEGAPGYAILYAEVTDVAQTCRRAEAAGGTVLTPPGTTPNGLTRARLRDPSGNLLGVFSPPATT, from the coding sequence GTGACCAGCACACCCATCACCTGGTTCGAGATCGGCACCGACCGGCCGGAGGAGGTACGAGGCTTCTACGCCGAGTTGTTCGGCTGGAGCTTCGCCGTGGAGGACCCGGCCGGCGGTGGGTCCTACCAGACGACCACCGCGGGGCAGCCGGCCGGCATCGGCGGAGGGCTCCGGCTCCTCCCCGAGGGCGCACCCGGGTACGCGATCCTCTACGCCGAGGTGACCGACGTGGCGCAGACGTGCCGGCGGGCCGAGGCGGCCGGCGGCACGGTGCTGACGCCGCCGGGAACCACGCCGAACGGGTTGACCCGGGCACGCCTGCGCGACCCGTCGGGCAACCTGCTCGGTGTCTTCTCCCCGCCGGCGACCACCTGA
- a CDS encoding DUF350 domain-containing protein, with amino-acid sequence MLEDLLTGAWQSVVFGVVGVALMAAGFVLVDVLTPGKLRELIWIRRNGNAGLLLAANQLGVAGIVFTAIVTSYDDFAKGLASTVIFGLIGLAVMALAFGVLDLLTPGKLGEVICSDEPHPAARVSAATHFGAALIVCACIA; translated from the coding sequence GTGCTGGAGGATCTGCTCACCGGAGCATGGCAGAGCGTCGTGTTCGGTGTCGTCGGGGTGGCGCTGATGGCGGCCGGCTTCGTGCTGGTCGACGTGCTCACCCCGGGCAAGTTGCGCGAGCTGATCTGGATTCGGCGTAACGGCAACGCCGGGCTGCTGCTGGCCGCCAACCAGCTCGGCGTCGCCGGCATCGTCTTCACGGCGATCGTGACCAGCTACGACGACTTCGCCAAGGGGCTCGCCTCGACGGTGATCTTCGGGCTGATCGGGCTGGCCGTCATGGCGCTGGCCTTCGGCGTCCTCGACCTGCTCACGCCGGGCAAGCTCGGCGAGGTCATCTGCTCCGACGAGCCGCACCCGGCGGCCCGGGTCAGCGCCGCCACCCACTTCGGGGCGGCCCTGATCGTCTGCGCCTGCATCGCCTGA
- a CDS encoding helix-turn-helix transcriptional regulator, protein MNRTDRLYALVEELRAVAPRPRSARWLAGRFEVSTRTVERDIVALQGAGVPIWAEPGRAGGYVVDRAYTLPPVNLTAAEAVAMAVALHRLAGTPFAEAGGTALRKLLAVLPAADAADARLLAGRVLLIGVGPATSVPAVVAGAVSARRVLRLRYADRRGVASSREVEPLGYLGNSRHWYLFAWCRLRGGPRCFRTDRIVGVEALPEPVIREFRPDDVDVPPERLHRLSLA, encoded by the coding sequence GTGAACCGGACGGACCGTCTCTACGCCCTGGTGGAAGAGTTGCGGGCGGTGGCGCCCAGGCCGCGCAGCGCCCGCTGGCTGGCCGGCCGTTTCGAGGTGAGCACCCGCACCGTCGAACGGGACATCGTCGCCCTGCAGGGGGCCGGCGTGCCGATCTGGGCCGAGCCCGGCCGTGCCGGCGGTTACGTGGTCGACCGTGCGTACACCCTGCCACCGGTCAACCTGACCGCTGCCGAGGCGGTGGCGATGGCGGTGGCCCTGCACCGCCTCGCCGGCACCCCGTTCGCCGAGGCGGGCGGCACCGCGCTGCGCAAACTGCTCGCGGTGCTGCCGGCCGCCGATGCCGCCGACGCGCGTCTGCTCGCCGGGCGGGTGCTGCTGATCGGCGTCGGGCCGGCCACGTCCGTCCCGGCCGTCGTCGCCGGCGCGGTCTCCGCCCGCCGGGTGCTCCGCCTGCGGTACGCCGACCGGCGCGGCGTGGCCTCGTCGCGCGAGGTCGAGCCGCTGGGCTACCTGGGCAACAGCCGACACTGGTATCTGTTCGCCTGGTGTCGGCTCCGCGGCGGGCCGCGTTGCTTCCGTACCGACCGGATCGTCGGCGTGGAGGCGCTGCCGGAGCCGGTCATCCGGGAGTTCCGCCCCGACGACGTGGACGTCCCGCCCGAGCGGTTGCACCGGCTGAGCCTCGCGTGA
- a CDS encoding NAD+ synthase, with amino-acid sequence MTTLRLALCQVNPTVGDTAGNAELIRAWTRRAADAGAQLVAFPEMVLTGYPVEDLVFRRSFVAASQAALHRLAADLATDGLGDLPVVVGYLDADGPPQVSGDAQPGRGARNAAALLHRGEVVARYFKHHLPNYGVFDEDRYFVPGDTLTVVRVAGVDVALTICEDLWQAGGPFAVARQAGVGLVVNINGSPYELNKDDVRLPLVRRRAVEAGAPIAYVNMVGGQDELVFEGDSMIVSADGDLLTRAPQFVEHLLVHDVELAGAGPHAADAGDLADGMRVVRRTVEVVPPAPTGPAADGGLLAPIADEAEVWQALVLGLRDYVNKNRFPSVVLGLSGGIDSAVVAALAVDALGPQRVVGVSLPSQHSSEHSRADAEDLAKRTGLDYRVEPIQPMVDTFLANISLSGVAVENLQARVRGVILMALSNQEGHLVLTTGNKSELAVGYSTLYGDSVGGFNPVKDVWKTLVWRLAKWRNADAARRGETPPIPENSIGKPPSAELSPGQLDSDSLPEYDVLDPILIGYVDGDLGRAGLVESGHDPAVVDRVLRLVDTAEYKRRQSAPGTKISMKAFGRDRRLPITNRWREDG; translated from the coding sequence ATGACCACCCTGCGTCTGGCCCTGTGCCAGGTCAACCCGACCGTCGGCGACACGGCCGGCAACGCCGAGCTGATCCGCGCCTGGACCCGTCGGGCCGCCGACGCCGGCGCCCAGCTCGTCGCCTTCCCGGAGATGGTGCTCACCGGCTACCCGGTCGAGGACCTGGTCTTCCGCCGTTCCTTCGTCGCCGCCTCGCAGGCCGCGCTGCACCGGCTCGCCGCCGACCTGGCCACCGACGGCCTCGGTGACCTGCCGGTCGTGGTCGGATACCTGGACGCCGACGGCCCACCCCAGGTCAGCGGGGACGCGCAGCCCGGTCGAGGGGCGCGCAACGCCGCCGCGCTGCTGCACCGGGGCGAGGTGGTGGCCCGCTACTTCAAGCACCACCTGCCCAACTACGGGGTGTTCGACGAGGACCGCTACTTCGTGCCCGGCGACACCCTGACCGTGGTCCGGGTCGCCGGGGTGGACGTGGCGCTGACCATCTGCGAGGACCTGTGGCAGGCCGGCGGCCCGTTCGCGGTGGCCCGGCAGGCCGGCGTCGGCCTGGTGGTCAACATCAACGGCTCGCCGTACGAGCTGAACAAGGACGACGTCCGGCTGCCGCTGGTGCGTCGCCGGGCCGTCGAGGCCGGTGCCCCGATCGCGTACGTCAACATGGTCGGCGGCCAGGACGAGCTGGTCTTCGAGGGCGACTCGATGATCGTCAGCGCCGACGGGGACCTGCTCACCCGCGCGCCGCAGTTCGTCGAGCACCTGCTCGTGCACGACGTGGAGCTGGCCGGGGCGGGTCCGCACGCCGCCGACGCCGGGGACCTCGCCGACGGGATGCGGGTGGTACGCCGTACCGTCGAGGTGGTCCCGCCGGCCCCGACCGGACCGGCCGCCGACGGCGGCCTGCTGGCGCCGATCGCCGACGAGGCCGAGGTGTGGCAGGCGCTGGTGCTGGGCCTGCGCGACTACGTCAACAAGAACCGCTTCCCCTCGGTGGTGCTGGGCCTGTCCGGCGGCATCGACTCGGCGGTGGTGGCCGCGCTCGCCGTCGACGCGCTCGGGCCGCAGCGGGTGGTCGGCGTCTCGCTGCCCAGCCAGCACTCCTCGGAGCACTCCCGGGCCGACGCGGAGGATCTCGCCAAGCGGACCGGCCTGGACTACCGGGTCGAGCCGATCCAGCCGATGGTGGACACCTTCCTGGCCAACATCTCGCTGTCCGGGGTGGCGGTGGAGAACCTCCAGGCCCGGGTCCGCGGGGTCATCCTGATGGCACTGTCCAACCAGGAGGGCCACCTGGTCCTCACCACCGGCAACAAGAGCGAGCTGGCGGTCGGCTACTCGACCCTCTACGGCGACTCGGTCGGCGGGTTCAACCCGGTCAAGGACGTCTGGAAGACGCTGGTCTGGCGGCTGGCGAAGTGGCGCAACGCCGACGCGGCCCGCCGCGGCGAGACCCCGCCGATCCCGGAGAACTCCATCGGCAAGCCGCCGTCGGCCGAGCTGAGCCCGGGCCAGCTCGACAGCGACAGCCTGCCCGAGTACGACGTGCTGGATCCGATTCTGATCGGCTACGTCGACGGCGACCTGGGCCGGGCCGGGCTGGTCGAGTCCGGCCACGACCCGGCGGTGGTCGACCGGGTGCTGCGGCTGGTGGACACCGCCGAGTACAAGCGCCGGCAGTCCGCGCCCGGCACGAAGATCTCGATGAAGGCGTTCGGCCGGGACCGTCGCCTGCCGATCACCAACCGCTGGCGCGAGGACGGCTGA
- the panB gene encoding 3-methyl-2-oxobutanoate hydroxymethyltransferase yields the protein MVESTPTEVTALYGGPATRRVRTRDLIAAKERGDRWAMLTSYDQYTAAIFDQAGIPALLVGDSAANNVFGYETTLPVTVDELLPLVRAVVRATRQSLVVGDLPFGSYEEGPTQALRTAVRFMKEGGCHAVKLEGGRRCAEQIAAITGAGIPVMAHIGFTPQSEHTLGGYRVQGRGDAADEVLADARAVAGAGAFAVVLEMVPGDVAKRVTAELAIPTVGIGAGPDTDAQVLVWQDMAGLRTGKAPRFVKRYADLAGALTEATRRFANEVRGGDFPAAEHTF from the coding sequence ATGGTGGAGTCCACCCCGACCGAGGTGACCGCCCTGTACGGCGGGCCGGCCACCCGCCGGGTCCGCACCCGCGACCTGATCGCCGCCAAGGAGCGCGGCGACCGGTGGGCGATGCTCACCTCGTACGACCAGTACACCGCCGCGATCTTCGACCAGGCGGGGATCCCCGCGCTGCTGGTCGGCGACTCGGCGGCGAACAACGTGTTCGGCTACGAGACCACCCTGCCGGTGACCGTCGACGAGCTGTTGCCGCTGGTCCGCGCCGTGGTCCGGGCGACCCGGCAGAGCCTGGTCGTCGGCGACCTGCCGTTCGGCTCGTACGAGGAGGGGCCGACGCAGGCGCTGCGCACGGCGGTGCGGTTCATGAAGGAGGGTGGCTGCCACGCGGTGAAGCTGGAGGGTGGCCGGCGCTGCGCCGAGCAGATCGCGGCCATCACCGGCGCGGGCATCCCGGTGATGGCGCACATCGGGTTCACCCCGCAGAGCGAACACACCCTGGGCGGCTACCGGGTGCAGGGGCGCGGCGACGCCGCCGACGAGGTGCTGGCCGACGCGCGGGCGGTGGCCGGGGCGGGCGCGTTCGCGGTGGTACTGGAGATGGTGCCGGGCGACGTCGCCAAGCGGGTCACCGCCGAACTGGCGATTCCCACCGTCGGCATCGGCGCCGGCCCGGACACCGACGCCCAGGTGCTGGTCTGGCAGGACATGGCCGGGCTACGCACCGGGAAGGCCCCCCGGTTCGTCAAGCGCTACGCCGACCTGGCCGGGGCGCTGACCGAGGCCACCCGCCGCTTCGCCAACGAGGTACGCGGCGGCGACTTCCCGGCCGCCGAGCACACGTTCTGA